In Palleronia sp. LCG004, a single window of DNA contains:
- the puhE gene encoding putative photosynthetic complex assembly protein PuhE: MTNPWIAALLALFVWWFSTGAILWAVRRADGQGPQAHLRLAILGLPLLVGGIALAALTRDAGGQAALFGGFLSALAVWGWIELAFLTGVVTGPARGPLPFCLSEAQRFRAAWRAVAWHEIMLAAGLIVLAALTLGAENTLAFWTYAILFLARISAKLNIFLGVPRINTEFLPNPLSHLPSYFRQGPVSWLFPLSILVLTLAVFCWIERLVFTGEMRFALLATLTGLALLEHWLMVLPLPDAKLWRWMLPAPTPKDDMPQSETPHGF, translated from the coding sequence TTGACCAATCCGTGGATCGCCGCGCTTCTCGCGCTCTTCGTCTGGTGGTTTTCCACCGGGGCGATCCTCTGGGCGGTCAGGCGGGCGGACGGACAGGGTCCGCAGGCGCATCTCCGCCTCGCGATCCTGGGCCTGCCGCTCCTCGTGGGCGGGATCGCCCTCGCCGCGCTGACGCGGGATGCGGGGGGGCAGGCCGCGCTGTTCGGCGGGTTCCTGTCGGCGCTGGCCGTCTGGGGCTGGATCGAGCTTGCCTTTCTCACGGGCGTTGTGACGGGGCCCGCCCGCGGGCCGCTGCCCTTCTGTCTGAGCGAGGCGCAGAGGTTCCGCGCCGCCTGGCGCGCCGTCGCCTGGCACGAGATCATGCTGGCCGCCGGGCTGATCGTGCTGGCCGCGCTGACGCTCGGGGCGGAGAACACGCTCGCCTTCTGGACCTACGCGATCCTGTTCCTCGCGCGCATCTCGGCCAAGCTGAACATCTTTCTGGGCGTGCCGCGCATCAATACCGAGTTCCTGCCGAACCCGCTCTCTCATCTGCCGAGCTATTTCCGGCAGGGTCCGGTGAGCTGGCTCTTTCCGCTATCGATTCTGGTCCTGACGCTCGCCGTCTTCTGCTGGATCGAACGCCTGGTCTTTACCGGCGAGATGCGCTTTGCGCTGCTCGCGACCCTCACGGGGCTGGCCCTTCTCGAACATTGGCTGATGGTGCTGCCGCTTCCCGATGCGAAGCTGTGGCGCTGGATGCTGCCCGCCCCCACCCCCAAGGACGACATGCCGCAAAGCGAGACACCCCATGGATTTTGA
- the bchL gene encoding ferredoxin:protochlorophyllide reductase (ATP-dependent) iron-sulfur ATP-binding protein — protein sequence MSPRDEVSTLRAAAGVPRLGEDGEGSVQVHQDMNLAIEGAKVFSVYGKGGIGKSTTSSNLSAAFAKMGKRVLQIGCDPKHDSTFTLTGKLQPTVIDILKEVDFHAEELRPEDFVTEGWGGVQCVEAGGPPAGTGCGGYVVGQTVKLLKQHHMLEDTDVVIFDVLGDVVCGGFAAPLQHADRAVIVTANDFDSIYAMNRIIAAVQAKAKNYGVRLAGCIANRSKDTDEVDRYCRTVGFDRIAHMPDIDAIRRSRLKKKTLFEMPDEEDIVLARAEYIRLAERLFAGTEPLAPAPLPDREIFELLGFD from the coding sequence ATGAGCCCCAGAGACGAGGTTTCGACCCTGCGCGCCGCCGCCGGCGTTCCGCGATTGGGAGAGGACGGAGAAGGATCGGTCCAGGTCCATCAGGACATGAACCTGGCGATCGAGGGGGCCAAGGTCTTCTCGGTCTACGGCAAGGGCGGGATCGGCAAGTCGACCACGTCGAGCAACCTGTCGGCCGCCTTCGCCAAGATGGGCAAGCGCGTGCTGCAGATCGGTTGCGACCCCAAGCACGACAGCACCTTCACCCTGACCGGCAAGCTGCAGCCGACGGTGATCGACATCCTCAAGGAGGTCGATTTCCACGCCGAGGAGCTGCGCCCCGAGGATTTCGTGACCGAGGGCTGGGGCGGCGTGCAATGCGTCGAGGCGGGCGGACCACCCGCGGGCACCGGCTGCGGCGGCTATGTCGTGGGCCAGACCGTCAAGCTTCTGAAGCAGCACCACATGCTCGAGGATACCGATGTGGTGATCTTCGACGTGCTGGGCGACGTGGTCTGCGGCGGTTTCGCGGCGCCGCTGCAGCATGCCGACCGGGCGGTGATCGTCACGGCCAACGATTTCGACAGCATCTACGCGATGAACCGGATCATCGCGGCGGTGCAGGCCAAGGCCAAGAATTACGGTGTCAGACTGGCGGGATGCATCGCCAACCGCTCGAAGGATACCGACGAGGTCGATCGTTATTGCCGGACGGTCGGATTCGACCGGATCGCGCATATGCCCGATATCGACGCGATCAGGCGGTCGCGGCTGAAGAAGAAGACGCTGTTCGAGATGCCCGACGAGGAGGATATCGTGCTGGCGCGGGCCGAGTATATCCGGCTGGCCGAACGGCTTTTTGCGGGGACGGAGCCGCTCGCTCCCGCGCCGCTGCCCGATCGCGAGATCTTCGAGCTTTTGGGGTTCGATTGA
- the puhB gene encoding photosynthetic complex putative assembly protein PuhB produces the protein MAHDDDPDFAFEPVPGLPETLPRGEEILWQGRPQTLALARSSMGLGWIAGYFVLLAVARVAASAGSMGLAGALPLAIPFLLLGVVACGIVYLVALVQARATLYTITTHRIAMRVGAALTLTLNLPFSRIASADLGPAPGGTGTIALTTAGETRLSYFVLWPHIRPWHMKKVQPALRCIPDADAAARILADAVETRMCQPEISPRPMAVAAE, from the coding sequence ATGGCACATGACGACGATCCCGACTTCGCGTTCGAGCCCGTTCCGGGCCTGCCGGAGACGTTGCCCCGGGGCGAGGAGATCCTCTGGCAGGGCAGGCCGCAGACCCTCGCGCTCGCGCGGTCCTCGATGGGGCTCGGCTGGATCGCGGGATATTTCGTGCTGCTCGCCGTCGCACGGGTCGCGGCCTCGGCGGGGAGCATGGGGCTGGCGGGGGCGCTGCCGCTCGCCATTCCGTTCCTGCTGCTGGGGGTCGTCGCCTGCGGCATCGTGTATCTCGTCGCGCTGGTTCAGGCACGGGCCACGCTCTACACGATCACGACGCACCGGATCGCGATGCGGGTGGGCGCGGCGCTGACGCTGACGCTGAACCTGCCGTTCTCTCGGATCGCGAGTGCCGATCTGGGTCCTGCTCCCGGCGGAACCGGCACGATCGCCCTTACGACGGCGGGGGAGACGCGGCTGAGTTACTTCGTCCTCTGGCCGCATATCCGCCCGTGGCATATGAAGAAGGTGCAGCCTGCGCTGCGTTGCATCCCCGACGCGGATGCGGCGGCGCGCATTCTGGCCGACGCGGTCGAGACGCGGATGTGTCAGCCGGAAATCAGCCCGCGGCCGATGGCCGTCGCGGCGGAATAG
- the acsF gene encoding magnesium-protoporphyrin IX monomethyl ester (oxidative) cyclase, producing MNAHATHTADAATVEEGLAIQQEQSRFDSQAATDLAMQNTLLTPRFYTTDFDELDRVDVSPVRSEWDALLAQMKSDPNKGHFRKTEEWDEIDWEGMDPELKDEFLDFLVSSCTAEFSGCVLYKEMKRRGNNPDICQLFSYMSRDEARHAGFINDALREAGVAVNLGFLTREKKYTFFRPKFIYYATYLSEKIGYARYITIYRHLEANPDKRFHPIFKWFREWCNDEFSHGEAFALLMRTDPKLTHSLRNRLWIRFFLAAVYSTMWVRDHARPKFHEALGVDIDWYDMEVFRKTNAIARQVFPVELDIEHPRFRRGCERMNRAAIAMDAAKRKGGVAGALGRARAGAAAALAFASLYTLPVKKNDVPRDVRMEPAY from the coding sequence ATGAACGCACACGCGACACATACCGCCGACGCCGCGACCGTCGAGGAGGGGCTCGCCATCCAGCAGGAGCAGTCGCGCTTCGACAGCCAGGCCGCGACCGACCTGGCGATGCAGAACACGCTGCTGACGCCGCGCTTCTACACCACCGATTTCGACGAGCTCGACCGCGTCGACGTGAGCCCGGTGCGCAGCGAATGGGACGCGCTGCTCGCGCAGATGAAGAGCGACCCGAACAAGGGCCATTTCCGCAAGACCGAGGAATGGGACGAGATCGACTGGGAGGGGATGGACCCCGAACTGAAGGACGAGTTCCTCGATTTCCTCGTGTCGTCCTGCACCGCCGAGTTCTCGGGTTGCGTGCTCTACAAGGAGATGAAGCGGCGCGGCAACAATCCCGATATCTGCCAGCTCTTCAGCTACATGAGCCGGGACGAGGCGCGGCATGCGGGCTTCATCAACGACGCGCTGCGTGAGGCGGGCGTGGCGGTGAATCTCGGCTTTCTGACGCGCGAGAAGAAGTACACGTTCTTCCGGCCCAAGTTCATCTATTACGCGACCTACCTGTCGGAGAAGATCGGCTACGCCCGCTATATCACGATCTATCGCCATCTCGAGGCGAACCCGGACAAGCGGTTCCACCCGATCTTCAAGTGGTTCCGCGAATGGTGCAACGACGAGTTCAGCCACGGAGAGGCCTTCGCGCTCTTGATGCGGACCGATCCGAAGCTGACCCATTCGCTGCGCAACCGACTCTGGATCCGGTTCTTCCTGGCGGCGGTCTATTCGACGATGTGGGTGCGCGACCATGCGCGGCCGAAATTCCACGAAGCGCTGGGCGTCGATATCGACTGGTACGACATGGAGGTCTTCCGCAAGACAAACGCCATCGCGCGGCAGGTCTTTCCGGTCGAGCTCGACATCGAGCATCCACGCTTCCGCCGTGGCTGCGAGCGGATGAATCGTGCGGCGATCGCGATGGATGCGGCCAAGCGCAAGGGCGGCGTCGCTGGCGCGTTGGGCCGTGCGCGGGCAGGTGCCGCCGCGGCGCTGGCCTTCGCGAGCCTCTACACGCTGCCGGTGAAGAAGAACGACGTGCCCCGCGACGTGCGGATGGAGCCCGCCTACTGA
- a CDS encoding magnesium chelatase subunit H, with translation MRDEVGHIDPGYRIAIVTLDAHAAGPAARILPRLARDFPGLSISVHAAAEWSARPDALHEAREAIDRADMVVTTLLFLEEHLNAILPNLEAARARCDAMVGMVADAQIVRLTKMGDLDMARPPSGLGKLMKRLKGSRKTGRASGEKQMAMLRRLPKILRFVPGKAQDLRAWFLTMQYWLAGSDDNLEQMVRFLLGRYASEMRWRGATAEDPIDYPLVGLYHPDLPERITTDPARIARGAGRPRVGLLMMRSYVLAGDTAHYDAVIRAFEAEGIDVLPAFAGGLDGRPAIERYLEGEIDALVSLTGFSLVGGPAYNDSGAAVDVLRRLDLPYIAAHPLEFQTLGQWAGSGGGLGPVETTMLVALPEIDGATNPTIFAGRHGAGGCDGCAFKCHGDTGRAMAPCHERIAALVDKTARLARLRRSEVATRKAAVILYGFPPNAGAVGTAAYLSVFESLHNTLHAMKAEGYDLDPPESVDELRRTVLGGNAAQYGQEANVAAHVPADAMVRDTPWLGEIEAAWGPVPGRQQSDGRGVFVLGARFGNVFVGVQPAFGYEGDPMRLLFEKSFAPTHAFVAFYRWLREEFGADVLLHFGMHGALEFMPGRQVGMGPGDWSDRLIGCMPNVYLYAANNPSEATLAKRRSNAVCVTHLTPPLRQAGLYKGLSELKDSLTRWRETAPGEARAELERLIADQAAAVDMDGSAPEELWLRLIETEEALMPEGLHVVGRAMNDDARADMLDLLPDQSEEARARVDAALREETEIPAMLRALGGHFTAPVPGGDLIRSPDILPTGRNIHAFDPFRMPTAFAMEDGARQAQLLLDTHETLPRSVALVLWGSDNIKSDGGPIAQALSLMGATPRFDAYGRLCGAELVPLEELGRPRIDVVMTLSGIFRDLLPLQTRMLAEAAWKAATADEPLERNFVRAHALAYADAMDVDLEVAALRVFSNAEGVYGSNVNQLVDGSAFGEEDELADAYEARKSFAYGRDGKSAPQSGLLQKALKDVDLAYQNLESVELGVTSVDHYFDTLGGIARAVKRAKGHATSVYIGDQTRGAGKVRTLRDQVALETRSRSLNPKFYESLLTHGHEGVRQIEAHVTNTLGWSATTGEVEPWVYQRLSETFVLDDAMRRRLSELNPAASARMAGRLLEASDRAYWQPDEETLEALTRAADEIEDRLEGVAAE, from the coding sequence ATGCGCGATGAGGTCGGACATATCGACCCGGGCTACCGGATCGCGATCGTCACGCTTGACGCGCATGCGGCGGGGCCGGCGGCGCGAATCCTGCCGCGGCTCGCCCGCGATTTCCCGGGGCTGTCGATTTCCGTCCATGCGGCCGCCGAATGGTCGGCGCGGCCCGACGCGTTGCACGAGGCGCGCGAGGCGATCGACCGCGCCGACATGGTGGTCACGACGCTCCTGTTCCTCGAGGAGCATCTGAACGCGATCCTTCCGAACCTCGAGGCCGCGCGCGCACGCTGCGACGCGATGGTGGGGATGGTCGCAGACGCGCAGATCGTGCGCCTGACGAAGATGGGCGATCTCGACATGGCGCGGCCGCCCTCGGGGCTGGGCAAGCTGATGAAGCGGCTCAAGGGATCGCGCAAGACGGGTCGCGCCTCGGGCGAGAAGCAGATGGCCATGCTGCGCCGGCTGCCGAAGATCCTGCGCTTCGTGCCGGGCAAGGCGCAGGACCTGCGGGCCTGGTTCCTGACGATGCAATACTGGCTTGCCGGGTCGGACGACAATCTCGAGCAGATGGTGCGCTTCCTTCTGGGGCGCTATGCCTCGGAGATGCGCTGGCGCGGGGCGACAGCCGAGGATCCGATAGATTACCCGCTGGTCGGCCTCTATCACCCGGATCTGCCCGAGCGGATCACGACCGATCCCGCGCGGATCGCGCGCGGGGCCGGACGCCCGCGCGTGGGCCTGCTGATGATGCGCAGCTATGTGCTGGCGGGCGATACCGCGCATTACGACGCGGTCATCCGCGCCTTCGAGGCCGAGGGTATCGACGTGCTGCCGGCTTTCGCCGGTGGGCTCGACGGGCGTCCGGCGATCGAGCGGTACCTCGAAGGAGAGATCGACGCGTTGGTCTCGCTCACCGGGTTCTCGCTGGTGGGCGGGCCCGCCTACAACGATTCCGGTGCCGCCGTGGACGTGCTCAGGCGGCTCGACCTGCCCTACATCGCGGCGCATCCGCTGGAATTCCAGACGCTCGGCCAATGGGCCGGGTCGGGCGGGGGCCTCGGACCCGTGGAGACCACGATGCTGGTCGCGCTGCCCGAGATCGACGGGGCGACGAACCCGACGATCTTTGCCGGGCGGCACGGCGCGGGGGGCTGCGACGGCTGCGCGTTCAAGTGCCACGGCGATACGGGGCGCGCGATGGCCCCTTGCCACGAGCGGATCGCGGCGCTGGTCGACAAGACCGCGCGGCTTGCCCGCCTGCGCCGCAGCGAGGTGGCGACCCGCAAGGCCGCCGTGATCCTCTACGGGTTTCCGCCCAATGCCGGCGCGGTCGGGACGGCGGCCTACCTGTCGGTCTTCGAAAGCCTGCACAATACTCTGCACGCAATGAAGGCCGAGGGTTATGACCTCGACCCGCCCGAGAGCGTCGACGAGCTGCGCCGCACCGTGCTTGGCGGCAATGCCGCGCAATACGGACAGGAGGCGAACGTCGCCGCCCATGTGCCGGCCGACGCGATGGTGCGCGACACCCCATGGCTGGGGGAGATCGAGGCGGCCTGGGGCCCCGTGCCGGGACGCCAGCAGAGCGATGGGCGCGGCGTGTTCGTCCTTGGCGCGCGGTTCGGCAACGTCTTCGTCGGCGTGCAGCCTGCCTTCGGCTACGAGGGCGATCCCATGCGGCTGCTCTTCGAGAAGAGCTTTGCGCCGACCCATGCCTTCGTCGCGTTCTATCGCTGGCTGCGCGAGGAGTTCGGAGCCGACGTGCTGCTGCATTTCGGGATGCACGGCGCGCTCGAATTCATGCCGGGGCGTCAGGTGGGGATGGGGCCGGGCGACTGGTCCGACCGGCTGATCGGCTGCATGCCGAACGTCTATCTCTATGCGGCGAACAACCCGAGCGAGGCGACGCTGGCCAAGCGGAGGTCGAATGCGGTCTGCGTCACGCATCTGACGCCGCCCTTGCGGCAGGCGGGGCTCTATAAAGGTCTGTCCGAGCTCAAGGATAGTTTGACACGCTGGCGCGAGACCGCGCCGGGCGAGGCGCGGGCCGAGCTGGAACGGTTGATCGCGGATCAGGCGGCGGCGGTCGACATGGACGGCAGTGCGCCCGAGGAACTGTGGCTGCGCCTGATCGAGACGGAAGAGGCGCTGATGCCCGAGGGGCTGCACGTCGTCGGTCGCGCGATGAACGACGATGCGCGCGCCGACATGCTCGACCTGCTGCCCGACCAGAGCGAGGAGGCGCGCGCCCGTGTGGATGCGGCGCTTCGCGAGGAGACCGAGATCCCCGCGATGCTGCGCGCGCTGGGCGGGCATTTCACCGCGCCGGTGCCGGGCGGCGATCTGATCCGCTCGCCCGACATCCTGCCCACGGGGCGCAACATTCACGCCTTCGACCCGTTCCGGATGCCGACGGCCTTTGCAATGGAGGACGGCGCGCGGCAGGCGCAACTGCTGCTCGACACGCATGAGACGCTGCCGCGATCCGTGGCGCTGGTTCTTTGGGGATCCGACAACATCAAGTCCGATGGCGGGCCGATCGCGCAGGCGCTGAGCCTGATGGGTGCGACCCCGCGTTTCGACGCTTACGGGCGGCTTTGCGGTGCGGAACTGGTGCCGCTGGAGGAGCTCGGGCGGCCGCGGATCGACGTGGTCATGACCCTGTCGGGGATCTTTCGCGATCTGCTGCCGCTGCAGACGCGGATGCTGGCCGAGGCCGCCTGGAAGGCCGCGACGGCCGATGAGCCTTTGGAGCGCAATTTCGTGCGCGCCCATGCGCTGGCCTATGCCGATGCGATGGATGTCGACCTCGAGGTCGCGGCCCTGCGGGTCTTCTCGAATGCCGAAGGGGTCTATGGCTCGAACGTCAACCAGCTGGTCGATGGATCGGCCTTCGGCGAGGAGGACGAGCTTGCCGATGCCTACGAGGCACGCAAGAGCTTTGCCTATGGCCGCGACGGCAAGTCCGCGCCGCAATCCGGACTGCTGCAGAAGGCGCTCAAGGACGTGGACCTCGCCTATCAGAACCTCGAATCGGTCGAGCTGGGCGTGACGTCGGTGGATCACTATTTCGACACGCTGGGCGGGATCGCGCGGGCGGTGAAGCGCGCCAAGGGTCATGCGACATCGGTCTATATCGGCGACCAAACGCGCGGCGCGGGCAAGGTCCGGACGCTGCGCGACCAGGTCGCGCTCGAGACACGCTCGCGGAGCCTCAACCCGAAATTCTACGAAAGCCTGCTGACCCACGGCCACGAGGGCGTGCGCCAGATCGAGGCGCACGTGACCAACACGCTGGGCTGGTCGGCCACGACCGGCGAGGTGGAGCCTTGGGTCTATCAGCGGCTGAGCGAGACCTTCGTCCTCGACGATGCGATGCGCAGGCGGCTGTCCGAGCTCAACCCGGCGGCGAGCGCGCGGATGGCCGGGCGGCTGCTCGAAGCATCCGATCGCGCCTATTGGCAGCCCGACGAGGAGACGCTCGAGGCGCTGACGCGGGCAGCCGACGAAATCGAGGACCGGCTGGAGGGGGTCGCGGCGGAATGA
- a CDS encoding PucC family protein has translation MSLARISLRLLPFSDAASVDLPLGQLLRLSLFQVSVGMASVMLLGTLNRVMIVELSLAATLVAAMIALPVLIAPFRALLGFRSDTHRSAIGWKRIPYLWFGSLWQMGGLALMPFALLVLGGDTVHDVPFAGEVLAALAFLMTGLGLHMTQTAGLALASDRATDETRPRVVALLYVMFLVGMGVSAVVFGWLLSDFTPLALIRVVQGAALATLVLNVIALWKQEHVRVMSADERAAPRPQFRDAWSDFASGGDAGRLLAVVFVGTLAFNMQDVLLEPYGGEIMGLSVSATTWLSALWAAGALLGFGLAARWLGRGLDPFRMAARGILFGIAAFSAVIFAAPMGSDVLFYGGAFGIGLGGGLFSVATLTAAMTLPARGVAGRGLALGAWGAAQASAAGLSIAMGGAIRDVVSHLAMSGALGQVLTSPALGYTTVYHVEIALLFVTLVVLGPLVRLSFVNPVPPGSGGGKIGLADFPT, from the coding sequence ATGAGCCTCGCGCGGATCTCTCTCAGGCTCCTGCCGTTCTCCGACGCGGCGAGCGTGGATCTGCCTCTCGGGCAGCTTCTGCGGCTGTCGCTCTTTCAGGTGAGCGTCGGGATGGCGAGCGTGATGCTTCTGGGCACGCTCAACCGGGTGATGATCGTCGAGCTGTCGCTGGCCGCCACGCTGGTCGCCGCGATGATCGCGCTGCCGGTGCTGATCGCGCCCTTCCGTGCGCTGCTCGGGTTCCGGTCGGACACGCATCGCAGTGCGATCGGCTGGAAGCGGATCCCCTATCTCTGGTTCGGATCGCTCTGGCAGATGGGTGGGCTCGCGCTCATGCCTTTCGCGTTGCTGGTGCTGGGCGGCGACACGGTTCACGATGTGCCCTTCGCGGGCGAGGTCCTGGCCGCGCTGGCCTTTCTGATGACGGGCCTCGGGCTCCACATGACGCAGACGGCGGGCCTCGCGCTCGCGAGCGACCGGGCGACGGACGAGACGCGGCCGCGGGTCGTGGCGCTGCTCTATGTGATGTTCCTCGTGGGCATGGGTGTGAGCGCGGTCGTTTTCGGATGGCTGCTGTCGGATTTCACGCCGCTCGCGCTCATCCGGGTGGTGCAGGGGGCGGCGCTCGCCACGCTGGTCCTGAACGTCATCGCGCTCTGGAAGCAGGAGCATGTCCGGGTGATGAGCGCGGACGAACGGGCCGCGCCGCGGCCGCAATTCCGCGATGCCTGGTCCGATTTCGCGAGCGGTGGCGATGCGGGGCGGCTGCTGGCCGTGGTCTTTGTCGGAACGCTCGCCTTCAACATGCAGGACGTGCTGCTCGAGCCCTATGGCGGCGAGATCATGGGGCTGAGCGTCTCGGCCACGACGTGGCTCTCGGCGCTCTGGGCGGCGGGCGCGCTTCTGGGCTTCGGTCTTGCCGCGCGGTGGCTCGGTCGCGGCCTCGACCCGTTCCGCATGGCCGCGCGCGGCATCCTGTTCGGAATCGCCGCCTTTTCGGCCGTGATCTTTGCGGCACCGATGGGATCAGACGTGCTCTTCTACGGCGGGGCCTTCGGCATCGGGCTCGGCGGCGGGCTTTTTTCCGTGGCGACGCTGACGGCCGCGATGACATTGCCCGCACGCGGCGTGGCGGGGCGGGGCCTCGCCCTCGGAGCCTGGGGTGCCGCGCAGGCGAGTGCCGCTGGCCTGTCGATCGCCATGGGCGGCGCGATCCGCGACGTCGTCTCGCATCTGGCGATGTCGGGGGCGCTCGGTCAGGTGCTGACCTCCCCCGCGCTCGGCTACACGACGGTCTATCATGTCGAGATCGCGCTTCTCTTCGTCACGCTCGTGGTCCTGGGGCCGCTGGTGCGTCTATCCTTCGTCAATCCCGTCCCGCCCGGATCCGGCGGTGGCAAGATCGGCCTCGCCGATTTTCCAACCTGA
- the puhC gene encoding photosynthetic complex assembly protein PuhC: MAVKRIEGGLYYDAERREMERRDREMIPKGALIGMVTLALVSLGLASYASVTDRTPSGQPAEAEVLDSLTFVLDGDGVAVSAIAPDGEVLLDTDNGAFIAVVNDALQRKRVVHDIAGNPPVTLSRLANGRVVLSDPATGWSTELTSFGAGNTRYWHALFDE; the protein is encoded by the coding sequence ATGGCGGTCAAGCGGATCGAGGGCGGGCTCTACTACGACGCGGAACGCCGCGAGATGGAGCGCCGCGACCGGGAAATGATTCCGAAGGGCGCGCTCATCGGGATGGTGACGCTCGCGCTCGTGTCGCTGGGACTCGCCAGCTATGCCTCGGTCACGGACCGGACGCCGTCGGGGCAGCCGGCGGAGGCGGAGGTCCTCGACAGCCTGACTTTCGTGCTCGACGGGGACGGCGTGGCGGTAAGCGCGATCGCGCCGGACGGAGAGGTCCTGCTCGATACCGATAACGGGGCCTTCATCGCGGTGGTGAACGACGCGCTGCAGCGCAAACGGGTCGTCCATGACATTGCGGGCAATCCGCCCGTGACGCTCTCGCGGCTTGCCAACGGACGCGTGGTGCTGTCCGATCCGGCGACGGGGTGGAGCACGGAGCTCACCTCCTTCGGGGCCGGCAACACGCGCTACTGGCACGCGCTTTTCGACGAATGA
- the puhA gene encoding photosynthetic reaction center subunit H, giving the protein MVGVTFFGNFDLASLSIWLFWGFFALLIYYLQTENMREGYPLETEDGDIAPNQGPFPVPSPKTISLPHGQGKVVVPSAENEMQHRRENLAMARTAVGEGFPHKPTGDPMLDGVGPASWVPRRDHPELNGAGRPKIQPMSLHEGFFVSAGRDPRGLPVVCKDDKVVGTVTEIWIDEVEHMIRYLEFELEPEYGGGTKLMPIFLVKVKPRWVDIKTLNSNRMAQIPDIRTPGQISCLEEEKIMTFFGGGTLYE; this is encoded by the coding sequence ATGGTCGGTGTCACGTTTTTCGGAAATTTCGATCTCGCGAGTCTTTCGATCTGGCTCTTCTGGGGGTTCTTCGCGCTGCTGATCTACTACCTGCAGACCGAGAACATGCGCGAAGGCTATCCGCTTGAGACCGAGGATGGCGATATCGCTCCGAACCAGGGGCCGTTCCCGGTGCCGTCGCCCAAGACCATTTCCCTGCCCCACGGACAGGGCAAGGTCGTCGTCCCCTCGGCCGAGAACGAGATGCAGCACCGCCGCGAGAACCTGGCCATGGCGCGCACGGCGGTGGGCGAGGGTTTTCCGCACAAACCGACGGGCGATCCGATGCTCGACGGGGTCGGGCCGGCCTCGTGGGTGCCGCGGCGCGACCATCCCGAGCTGAACGGTGCCGGGCGGCCCAAGATCCAGCCGATGAGCCTTCACGAGGGGTTCTTCGTCAGCGCCGGACGCGATCCGCGCGGATTGCCGGTCGTGTGCAAGGACGACAAGGTCGTGGGCACCGTCACCGAGATCTGGATCGACGAGGTCGAGCACATGATCCGCTATCTCGAATTCGAGCTGGAGCCGGAATACGGCGGCGGCACGAAGCTTATGCCGATCTTTCTCGTCAAGGTGAAGCCGCGTTGGGTCGACATCAAGACGCTGAACTCGAACCGCATGGCGCAGATCCCCGACATCCGGACGCCGGGCCAGATCAGCTGTCTCGAGGAAGAGAAGATCATGACCTTCTTCGGGGGCGGCACGCTCTACGAGTGA
- the bchM gene encoding magnesium protoporphyrin IX methyltransferase has translation MSYEATRSRVETYFDRTATDVWARLTSDAPVSGIRRTVRAGRDRMRAVMLSRLPQDLNGMRVLDAGCGAGQMSVALAERGARVMAVDISPALIEVARERLPAHLQGNVTFRAGDMLDPALGDFDHVVAMDSLIYYDAAEIGSALAALGARVRGRIVLTVPPRTTMLMAMWGAGRLFPRSDRSPVMVPQRTEALARAARRAGALGNLSEIERVNSGFYISTCLEYSS, from the coding sequence ATGAGCTACGAGGCGACGCGTTCGCGGGTCGAGACCTATTTCGACCGGACCGCCACGGATGTCTGGGCGCGGCTGACCAGCGACGCGCCGGTCAGCGGCATCCGCCGGACCGTGCGCGCGGGGCGCGACCGGATGCGCGCGGTGATGCTGTCGCGGCTGCCGCAGGATCTGAACGGAATGCGTGTGCTCGACGCGGGTTGCGGCGCGGGACAGATGAGCGTCGCACTGGCCGAGCGGGGGGCCCGCGTCATGGCCGTCGATATCTCGCCCGCGCTAATCGAGGTGGCACGGGAGCGGTTGCCGGCGCATCTGCAGGGTAACGTGACGTTCCGGGCGGGCGACATGCTCGACCCCGCGCTCGGGGATTTCGACCACGTGGTCGCGATGGACAGCCTCATCTATTACGACGCGGCCGAGATCGGATCGGCGCTCGCCGCGCTGGGCGCGCGGGTGCGGGGCCGGATCGTGCTGACCGTCCCGCCGCGCACGACGATGCTGATGGCGATGTGGGGGGCGGGGCGGCTTTTCCCGCGCTCCGACCGCTCGCCGGTGATGGTGCCGCAGCGCACCGAGGCGCTTGCGAGGGCCGCGCGCCGGGCCGGTGCGCTCGGCAATCTGTCGGAGATCGAGCGGGTCAATTCGGGTTTCTACATTTCGACCTGCCTGGAATACTCGTCATGA